The Papaver somniferum cultivar HN1 chromosome 3, ASM357369v1, whole genome shotgun sequence genome includes a region encoding these proteins:
- the LOC113358542 gene encoding uncharacterized protein LOC113358542 → METVCLTTCSLITPTRNHNTRNLNLCSARVIRCCSTKTRSRTGKGCWDSNAEANWTDRFKINFGDELNDDSEFEDDEYVGFGRREKQRRNWWSDEDDNSPEMGRGGGGGGVWEEAVDNIWIIKVFSAFGWLLPAVVASLLLASGPKAFLMPLALPLGQSILSYAIDKLFGRINKNRKPRSGTKTKPFARGSRDTMMSEEEDETEMSQTSGGRSGYQSWVGADKNGPVKQKDNQRETTFGGWDELDLGRKSGDGATKRSPKKRGGLSREMKGKLTKKGRNKSTPLLIRLVIAVFPFLGSWILEK, encoded by the exons ATGGAGACTGTCTGTCTCACTACTTGCTCGTTAATTACTCCGACAAGAAACCATAATACTCGAAACCTTAATTTGTGTTCTGCGCGTGTAATTCGATGTTGTTCTACTAAGACGCGTTCACGAACTGGTAAGGGGTGTTGGGATTCAAATGCCGAGGCTAACTGGACTGATcgattcaaaatcaattttggagATGAATTGAATGATGATAGTgaatttgaagatgatgaatacgTAGGTTTTGGAAGGAGAGAGAAACAAAGACGGAATTGGtggtctgatgaagatgataattcaCCAGAGATGGGAagaggtggaggaggaggaggagtttGGGAAGAAGCTGTGGATAATATTTGGATCATCAAG GTCTTTAGTGCCTTTGGTTGGTTGCTTCCAGCCGTTGTTGCATCGTTGCTGTTGGCATCGGGACCAAAAGCATTCCTTATGCCTTTAGCACTTCCACTTGGACAGTCGATTCTTTCGTATGCAATTGATAAACTGTTTGGAAGGATAAATAAAAACCGAAAACCTAGGTCAGGGACCAAGACAAAACCATTTGCCAGAGGGAGCAGGGATACTATGATGAGTGAGGAAGAGGATGAAACAGAAATGAGTCAGACCAGTGGGGGAAGGTCAGGGTATCAGTCGTGGGTGGGAGCAGATAAAAATGGTCCAGttaaacagaaagataatcagcGAGAAACCACTTTTGGTGGATGGGATGAGCTAGATTTAGGTAGAAAATCTGGTGATGGGGCTACAAAGAGGTCTCCTAAAAAAAGAGGAGGTTTGTCAAGAGAGATGAAAGGAAAATTGACTAAGAAAGGGAGAAACAAAAGCACGCCCTTACTGATCAGATTGGTCATTGCTGTTTTCCCATTTCTTGGTTCATGGATTTTAGAGAAATGA